One Fusarium poae strain DAOMC 252244 chromosome 4, whole genome shotgun sequence DNA window includes the following coding sequences:
- a CDS encoding hypothetical protein (TransMembrane:1 (o1048-1068i)~BUSCO:1580at5125): MVKKGKGKASGGIDLSDHMPSGSSKDQTKGKKGQKGGTSTPEAAPDSGPPKPTVKQLIGGSSWTGKLPVNLLSEYCQKQRWERPDYDTRKTPEGFSVWVTMSAKDPKTQQIIKLDPFKIPATHKHLITRPTAIEAKHAAATYALFRVCSMQNKHTVLPPEHKSLWKDFQTLKVQDVKDGKSFMYEADPFKALQERQEAKAVADKKRKEIEAAKAKAAAMPGAAGLVLMSNAGKGASNIMKGWSTAPKVEMGKKTRAQLETLLRTGVKWNPNDVHMSKSQKEAIVSEFSKLSFRKSHVEEAVEYCKDREETLEWLLIHVPEDDLPRWALPESYAAGVSVGATNLRREGIIKRLSQAGYSLELATRVLDEQGMDEDKAAETLQNLLFPTESKNSDDTDFLDLGTPEEQWGEEVGSLEAMYGDGFEREGDNVIRIKLDSVKNGQQLVDTSLQIRRPATYPANLILSIVANIPSYIKLGIVRKALEYIEESLRDEPMKIYLAMDWVQQNINNIIEDPGKLVDISAVSSAAAEYKPVAAITQKKRPARAPKLIKWAKDEKNREQWLRRQGSTSLKDMISKRQNLPAWQMREAIIGTVRSNHVTIISGETGSGKSTQSMQFILDDLYAQGLGGCANMIVTQPRRISALGLADRVAEERCSRVGEEVGYAIRGESKRSKDTRITFVTTGVLLRRLQTSGGRVEDVVASLADVSHVVIDEVHERSLDTDFLLNLIREVMKLKKDMLKLILMSATLDAATFKNYFASEGLSVGTVDIEGRTFPVDEYYLDDVIRMTAYGVETSDTEYISGDALGKVIQKLGHRINYNLLVETVKAIDFELSYEKKSGGILIFLPGVGEINQACRALKAISSLHVLPLHASLETREQKRVFSSPPPGKRKIVVATNVAETSITIDDIVAVIDSGKVKETSFDVQNNMRKLEETWASRAACKQRRGRAGRVQEGRCYKLFTQKLEEQMPERPEPEIRRVPLEQLCLSVRAMGMEDVAGFLRRSPTPPDATAIDGAMKLLRRMGALDGDELTAMGQQLAMLPADLRCGKLMVFGAIFGCLGDCVTIAAILSTRSPFLSPQERRDEAKEARMNFYSGDGDLLTDLQAFQEWDSMMQDRLPQCQVRSWCEEKFLNFQTLSDISNTRAQYYAALAEIGIVAPSEASSEAHARETSSDGSQLLRALIAAAFTPQIARIQYPDKKFASSMSGAVELDPEAKSIKFFNQENGRVFVHPSSTLFGSQGFSGNAAYMAYFSLISTSEIFIRDLTPFNAYTLLLFSGPIELDTLGRGLLVDGWLRLRGWARIGVLLARLRSMVDDLIAKKVENPEMSVKDDEVVTLVKKMIELDGLDA, encoded by the exons ATGGTCAAAAAGGGCAAAGGAAAGGCCAGTGGGGGGATAGATCTTTCGGATCATATGCCATCTGGCTCATCCAAGGATCAAACGAAGGGCAAGAAAGGCCAAAAAGGTGGCACTTCTACTCCTGAAGCGGCACCCGATTCAGGCCCTCCAAAGCCCACGGTGAAGCAACTTATCGGTGGTTCTTCATGGACGGGAAAGCTACCGGTCAATCTACTAAGCGAGTACTGCCAGAAGCAACGATGGGAGAGGCCCGACTATGATACCAGAAAGACGCCCGAGGGTTTCTCAGTATGGGTTACCATGAGCGCCAAGGATCCAAAGACGCAGCAAATTATCAAACTCGATCCCTTCAAGATTCCAGCAACACATAAACATTTGATTACCCGACCCACAGCTATAGAAGCCAAACATGCAGCAGCTACCTATGCTCTTTTCAGAGTCTGTAGCATGCAGAACAAGCACACCGTTCTTCCACCGGAACACAAATCGCTGTGGAAAGACTTCCAAACTCTCAAGGTCCAAGATGTCAAGGACGGGAAATCTTTCATGTATGAGGCAGATCCTTTCAAGGCGTTGCAAGAGCGACAAGAGGCCAAGGCTGTTGCAgataagaagagaaaggaaatTGAGGctgccaaagccaaagcagCTGCAATGCCTGGCGCGGCCGGACTGGTTCTTATGAGTAATGCGGGTAAAGGAGCATCGAACATTATGAAAGGTTGGAGCACGGCACCCAAGGTTGAAATGGGCAAGAAGACAAGGGCTCAGTTGGAGACTCTGTTGCGAACCGGCGTCAAATGGAATCCGAATGATGTCCACATGTCAAAATCACAGAAAGAAGCCATCGTTTCTGAATTCAGTAAGCTCAGCTTTCGCAAGAGCCATGTGGAAGAGGCAGTGGAGTACTGCAAGGACCGGGAAGAGACGCTCGAGTGGCTTCTCATCCACGTTCCTGAAGACGACCTTCCTCGTTGGGCTTTGCCTGAGAGTTATGCAGCCGGAGTCTCAGTCGGTGCCACTAATCTAAGAAGAGAAGGCATCATCAAGCGACTTTCTCAGGCAGGCTATTCTCTTGAATTGGCCACCAGGGTATTGGACGAACAAGGCATGGACGAGGATAAGGCTGCCGAGACATTGCAGAATTTGCTTTTCCCAACCGAGTCTAAGAACTCTGACGACACCGACTTCTTGGATCTTGGAACGCCCGAAGAGCAATGGGGGGAAGAAGTTGGAAGTCTTGAAGCCATGTATGGGGATGGGTTTGAGCGGGAAGGTGATAATGTCATTCGCATCAAACTGGATTCCGTCAAAAACGGACAGCAGCTTGTCGACACATCGTTGCAAATCCGTCGTCCGGCTACCTACCCCGCGAACTTGATCCTTTCGATTGTGGCCAACATTCCCTCTTATATCAAGCTGGGCATCGTTCGAAAAGCGCTTGAGTATATCGAGGAGTCTTTACGTGATGAACCTATGAAGATTTACCTGGCTATGGACTGGGTCCAACAGAATATAAACAACATCATCGAAGATCCCGGGAAACTTGTTGACATTTCAGCAGTTTCCTCAGCTGCTGCTGAATACAAACCCGTCGCAGCCATCACACAGAAGAAACGACCAGCTCGTGCACCCAAGCTGATTAAATGGGCAAAGGATGAGAAGAACCGGGAGCAGTGGCTTCGACGGCAAGGATCAACCTCTTTGAAAGATATGATCAGCAAGCGTCAAAATCTGCCTGCGTGGCAGATGCGCGAAGCCATTATTGGTACTGTCCGAAGCAATCATGTCACCATTATCAGTGGAGAAACAGGTTCGGGCAAATCTACACAATCTATGCAGTTCATTCTGGATGACCTGTATGCGCAAGGACTAGGCGGTTGCGCGAACATGATTGTTACACAACCGCGCCGAATCTCGGCACTTGGACTGGCGGATCGTGTAGCGGAAGAAAGATGCTCACGAGTCGGCGAAGAAGTTGGATACGCAATTCGTGGCGAGTCCAAGAGATCCAAGGACACCAGGATAACGTTTGTCACGACTGGTGTTCTTCTCAGGCGGTTGCAAACTTCAGGAGGTCGAGTTGAAGACGTCGTGGCGTCTCTGGCAGACGTCAGTCACGTTGTCATCGACGAGGTACACGAGCGAAGTTTGGACACTGACTTCTTACTCAACCTCATTCGGGAAGTCATgaaattaaagaaagatatgCTCAAGCTCATTCTCATGTCTGCCACCCTTGATGCGGCGACCTTCAAGAACTACTTTGCCTCGGAAGGGCTCAGCGTAGGCACTGTCGATATCGAGGGTCGAACATTCCCAGTAGATGAGTACTATCTAGACGATGTGATCCGTATGACTGCATACGGCGTTGAGACTTCCGATACCGAGTACATCAGTGGCGATGCTCTGGGAAAGGTAATTCAGAAGCTTGGGCATCGTATTAACTACAATTTGCTGGTTGAGACTGTCAAAGCTATTGATTTCGAGCTTTCCTACGAGAAGAAGTCTGGGGGTattctcatcttcctccCTGGAGTTGGTGAAATCAACCAGGCCTGTCGTGCATTAAAGGCGATCAGTTCTCTACATGTCTTGCCACTCCACGCATCGCTCGAAACGCGCGAACAGAAGCGTGTGTTCTCAAGCCCTCCCCCCGGAAAACGAAAGATCGTGGTTGCAACCAATGTTGCAGAAACATCCATTACCATTGATGATATCGTCGCGGTAATCGACAGCGGAAAGGTTAAGGAAACTAGCTTTGATGTCCAGAACAACATGCGGAAACTCGAAGAGACCTGGGCATCGCGAGCTGCCTGCAAACAACGACGTGGTCGGGCCGGTCGAGTTCAAGAGGGCAGATGCTACAAGCTCTTTACACAAAAGCTTGAGGAACAAATGCCTGAGCGACCGGAACCTGAAATCCGGCGTGTGCCCCTGGAGCAACTTTGCCTGTCGGTTCGCGCTATGGGAATGGAGGATGTTGCTGGCTTCCTTCGTCGGTCCCCTACACCTCCTGATGCGACAGCTATCGACGGGGCTATGAAGCTCCTACGACGCATGGGGGCACTCGATGGCGATGAGCTCACTGCTATGGGTCAGCAATTAGCTATGCTACCTGCTGACCTGAGATGCGGTAAACTGATGGTATTCGGTGCGATCTTCGGCTGTCTGGGTGATTGCGTGACTATCGCTGCGATACTGAGCACGCGAAGTCCCTTTCTGTCCCCGCAGGAAAGGAGAGATGAAGCAAAAGAGGCTCGCATGAACTTTTAcagtggtgatggtgatctCTTGACCGATCTTCAGGCTTTCCAGGAATGGGATTCCATGATGCAAGACCGCTTGCCTCAGTGTCAAGTGCGATCGTGGTGCGAGGAGAAGTTTCTCAATTTCCAGACCTTGTCTGATATCTCCAACACGCGTGCGCAGTACTACGCGGCACTCGCGGAAATTGGCATCGTTGCCCCTTCTGAAGCGTCAAGTGAAGCTCACGCTCGTGAAACTAGTTCTGACGGATCTCAGCTCTTGCGGGCCTTGATTGCAGCGGCGTTCACGCCGCAAATTGCTCGCATTCAGTATCCCGACAAGAAGTTCGCTAGTTCTATGTCCGGTGCTGTTGAGCTGGATCCCGAGGCAAAGTCAATAAAGTTCTTTAACCAGGAGAACGGACGAGTTTTTGTTCACCCAAGCAGCACGCTCTTCGGAAGCCAGGGCTTTTCGGGTAATGCTGCATACATGGCATACTTCAGTCTTATTTCTACCAGCGAGATTTTTATCCGTGATCTGACAC CCTTCAATGCCTATACGCTCCTCCTCTTTTCAGGCCCGATTGAACTTGACACGTTGGGCAGAGGTCTTCTTGTGGACGGGTGGTTGAGACTAAGAGGGTGGGCACGCATCGGTGTCTTGCTGGCAAGATTGAGAAGTATGGTGGATGATCTGATTGCAAAGAAAGTTGAGAATCCTGAGATGAGCGTCAAGGACGACGAGGTCGTCACActggtgaagaagatgatcGAACTTGATGGTCTAGACGCATAG